The Muntiacus reevesi chromosome 7, mMunRee1.1, whole genome shotgun sequence genome includes a region encoding these proteins:
- the THAP10 gene encoding LOW QUALITY PROTEIN: THAP domain-containing protein 10 (The sequence of the model RefSeq protein was modified relative to this genomic sequence to represent the inferred CDS: inserted 1 base in 1 codon; deleted 1 base in 1 codon), translating into MQQRRSRQVRALGVRGRAEDAGSQPPAPSPQPRGRCRAYPCGNTTKSGKLLFRFPKGRGRAAAVDSFVRGRRPTXYRCCDSSVICSEHFAPVCFDVSSVIQKNLRFSERLRPVAGAVSVLHPVASLLKPKGKDEERSGRPGKGGKPQAVRQPQATPGPASCTRLWPAKRAFGFTDKGPPEESPEGHARTPVCG; encoded by the exons ATGCAGCAGAGACGGAGTCGGCAGGTGAGGGCGCTGGGAGTGCGAGGCCGTGCTGAGGATGCCGgttcccagcccccagcccccagcccccagccccgagGCCGCTGCCGTGCCTATCCCTGCGGCAACACCACTAAGTCCGGGAAGTTGCTGTTTCGCTTTCCCAAAGGGCGGGGCCGTGCGGCTGCCGTGGACAGCTTCGTGCGGGGCCGCCGGCCAA GATACCGTTGCTGTGACAGCTCCGTCATCTGCTCCGAACACTTCGCTCCCGTCTGTTTTGATGTCTCTTCGGTTATCCAGAAGAATCTGCGCTTCTCCGAGCGCCTGAGACCCGTGGCGGGCGCCGTGTCCGTCTTGCACCCGGTGGCCTCCTTGCTGAAACCTAAGGGGAAAGACGAGGAG CGGAGCGGGCGGCCAGGGAAGGGAGGAAAGCCCCAGGCAGTCAGGCAGCCCCAGGCTACCCCAGGGCCAGCCTCCTGTACTCGCCTCTGGCCCGCCAAGAGGGCTTTCGGCTTCACAGATAAAGGGCCACCGGAAGAGTCCCCCGAGGGTCACGCAAGGACCCCGGTCTGTGGCTAG